The Arachis ipaensis cultivar K30076 chromosome B05, Araip1.1, whole genome shotgun sequence nucleotide sequence TTACCATGCAAATGCAATTACGTGATCCAACCTCATTTACATTACATGTcttaatgaaaatgaaaatgacaatGCTACCCTGCTTGTCCTAATAGGCCCTACTCTTCACGTGCCGTGTACCTTTCAGTAATTTAACAACGGACCCCATCTTCATGATTTTTTGTAGAAGCAACTAACTAACAAACATTATGAAATCTTGCTAAGAAAGGCTGTGTTTGCCATAtcatttaattacaaattaaaattgtGACCCAGGTTCTTTCAATTTAGAAACTAAAATTCTTTGCGCAAATTATATATGTGGTTAGAAACTAAAATTCTGTGCGAATTTGGTGTTGACTTCAAATTATGATTATTTGAAGTAGTCTGcaaatcaaaatatattattattaattaaatacaaCCCATAAAACAACTACTTCATTATGTGCTAATCTACGTACACGTTTAGTGAATGTACGTTTAATTTAATTTGAACGTaacgatttatataaaaataaataataaataataaaataaagacaattgtttattaaattttatttttcttatatattATAGAGTAGCGTAAAAAACTCCAGATATNNNNNNNNNNNNNNNNNNNNNNNNNTATTTTATAACGCTTTACCCTAttagtatatcaaaattaaattcatattttaaaatgAGTAATAtatggtagcgtttggtggagagataaAAACAGAAAGATTGAGATTGAGAAACAAAgattaagagacagagattgaaataaatctcagtattttttttggtgcaaagtgggagacagaaatcgaaacaagaatgaaactctaatttaatttgtataaagggtaaaattggaattaattaattaaaatgaagatattttaggtataaaatgctattaaagtttcaatctccatctctaaaaattttagtcccttgtgtccctactttttggaggtactaaaacactgaaattttagagacaaagccagaaattttagtaccaatctctgaaTTAACAAATATGATATTAAATCTCAGCCTCCCAATCTctatctcagtacctcaaaacaaatgtTACCTATATATTTGGTACAAGTTAGGCTAGTCTATATAAAGGCCATGATCCATTCAAATCTCAactgcaaataaataaataaaaaaggataGAGCAGTGAGTGAAAGAGGATACACTCTTCATTCCTCAGCCATAAACATGGCTTCACAACTTGCTAGCAATACAAGATGCCAAACATTAACGCACTGCACAGCCTCCTACGGCGAAAGAGGGAGCGGCAGCCGTCGTCGTGGCGGTTGCAAACTCTCTCATCGGTACCGTCGAATAACGAACCACTGCGGCGACAACGACGGCAGTGGCAATGCAAGCACCCAACAAGAACAAGATTTGAACACGAAGAAAGGTGCAAAGCAGCAGCTAGCACAAAAGCTTCACAGGTTGGGATTCTCGTACCTTGCATCATCTTTTATTTACGTTGTCACAAAGGTTAAGGCCTTCTACAATGGTTTTCTCGGAGATGTTTCCAATCAACAAAATATAATAACCGCCATGGAGGCACCACTCACCGAGCCATATTTCTCATTTCCAGTTCTTCCTAACAATTAATGTACGGTGGCAGTTATTTTGATGTGAAGTCGATATTTAAGAATAGTTAGATGATTTGATAAATTCGACTAAATTATAACATAACAATTTTcgactatcaacttcacatgaaaaaCAACTGCATATGATAAGTATTCATACATTAATGTATAAGTGGAAACTCAGgtgtagtcgacttcacgtgaagttgatatataagagctgttagatgatttaactgatttgactaaattttcatctaacggctctcaaatatcaacttcatATAAAGTCGACTTCATCTaatgtatatattattaattagaaGGAGCGGCATGTATTTATGTATGTGATGaagcattaattaattaattaatctgaGTGTAAAAGCCAAAGGGCCTGCATTTCAAGGTGTATATCATTGTGCTGTATTCTGAGTTAATTCATTGTACTTATTTGTTATTTTGCTAATTAGTGTTGTATTTTCATCTGCAGGTTTTTGCTGACAAGTTTATTAACATTCACATAATAATGAATTAAATGttaagaaaattgaaattaataatAGTATATTATACGTGCAACTAGCTAATAAATTAAGCCTAATTGATACAAtactcaaaaataataaattgaaagcTTTCAactttgtgtatatatatatacatgtagataggttgcatgaGATATTTTATATATACTCTTCGTTTTTagttgaaatttttatttttatttctattaaaaTGAATGTGATACTTAGAGTTTTTTcttgaaagaaaaatagaagaagtaTATTATTTATTGAATAAAAGGACGTGCAAACCCCTATCCATTACTCAAACTCTCAAGCATAAACCCAACCTCTCAATATTAAATTTTTTCCCTTTGGTCTATGTGTAAACATGCAAAGGGTATTAATGACCATTTACACACACACAGAGCTCCaactaggggtgttcgcggtgcggtttgg carries:
- the LOC107641618 gene encoding uncharacterized protein LOC107641618; protein product: MASQLASNTRCQTLTHCTASYGERGSGSRRRGGCKLSHRYRRITNHCGDNDGSGNASTQQEQDLNTKKGAKQQLAQKLHRLGFSYLASSFIYVVTKVKAFYNGFLGDVSNQQNIITAMEAPLTEPYFSFPVLPNN